The Terriglobales bacterium genome has a window encoding:
- a CDS encoding anti-sigma factor antagonist (This anti-anti-sigma factor, or anti-sigma factor antagonist, belongs to a family that includes characterized members SpoIIAA, RsbV, RsfA, and RsfB.) translates to MPLLLKNRRVGEVTIVTCSGRIVEGVEASSLLDHVKSLLPGQRDIVLHLGEVQFVDSSGLGAMVRLLTSFRAARGDLKLCNVTPEVRKTLKLTSLNCIFDIHDSESDSISAFYRGTTAGIGQQAAEKKVLCVHPSADVLAYLRQVLRQAGYSPLTSCSLADSLILMKAAKPGLVILDPALLAAANPRAAEAFRSSSAGIPAVELGSDFSTVEAGQAASHLLDRVQAQFAS, encoded by the coding sequence GTGCCCCTATTGCTCAAAAATCGTCGGGTCGGTGAGGTCACGATTGTGACTTGCAGCGGACGAATTGTGGAAGGGGTCGAAGCCAGCAGCCTGCTTGATCACGTCAAGAGTCTGCTTCCCGGCCAGCGGGATATTGTCCTTCACTTGGGCGAAGTGCAATTTGTCGACAGCAGTGGCCTGGGAGCCATGGTCAGGTTGCTCACTAGCTTCCGCGCTGCTCGGGGCGACTTGAAGCTGTGCAACGTAACTCCGGAAGTACGGAAGACGTTGAAGCTAACCAGCCTGAACTGCATATTCGATATCCACGACTCGGAATCGGATTCGATTTCCGCTTTCTATCGGGGGACTACCGCCGGGATAGGGCAACAGGCAGCGGAGAAGAAGGTTTTGTGCGTACATCCGTCAGCCGATGTCCTAGCGTATCTTCGGCAGGTGCTGCGCCAAGCGGGATATAGCCCACTGACAAGTTGTAGCCTGGCAGACTCACTCATCCTAATGAAGGCGGCCAAGCCAGGCCTGGTGATCCTGGATCCCGCTCTTTTGGCAGCGGCGAATCCACGCGCAGCGGAGGCCTTCCGGAGTTCCAGCGCCGGCATTCCTGCGGTCGAATTGGGTAGCGACTTTTCCACGGTTGAGGCAGGCCAAGCCGCGAGCCATCTGCTCGACCGAGTGCAAGCCCAATTCGCAAGCTGA
- a CDS encoding MdtA/MuxA family multidrug efflux RND transporter periplasmic adaptor subunit produces MALGGCGRAQSKSARANAGPQAVPVGVATAQLRDMPVYLSGLGTVTAFNTVSVKSRVDGQLMQVQFKEGQYVNKGDLLVVIDPRPFEVALAQAQATLFRDQAQLKDAQINLERYQGLLKDGVIPQQQVDTQKALVDQLEGAVRADQAQIDNQKLQIVYSRITAPISGRIGLRLIDPGNMVHGSDQNPLLVITQLQPIAVIFTLPEDNLPSVAQHMKKGPLEVDAYSRDDQTKLASGTLLTIDNQIDQTTGTGRLKAQFDNKDNALWPNQFVNAHLLLETQKNATVIPAAAIQRGPQGTFVYAVKPDKTVEVRPVTVAFSQANLSTIAQGISPGDVVVTDGQDKLQAGSRVEVRTGGSGGGNRNAAAQNSGTAGQ; encoded by the coding sequence GTGGCATTGGGTGGCTGCGGCAGGGCTCAATCGAAGTCCGCGAGAGCAAACGCCGGACCGCAAGCCGTACCCGTGGGTGTGGCTACGGCGCAGCTCCGCGACATGCCAGTGTACCTTTCGGGATTGGGCACCGTAACCGCCTTTAACACTGTAAGTGTGAAGAGCCGGGTTGATGGGCAGCTGATGCAGGTCCAGTTCAAGGAAGGCCAGTATGTGAACAAGGGCGATCTGCTGGTAGTGATCGATCCGCGTCCCTTTGAGGTCGCCTTGGCCCAGGCCCAGGCCACACTCTTTCGGGACCAGGCGCAGCTCAAGGATGCCCAGATTAATTTAGAACGCTACCAGGGTTTGCTCAAGGACGGGGTGATCCCGCAGCAGCAAGTGGACACGCAAAAGGCGTTGGTGGATCAGTTGGAAGGTGCGGTACGGGCGGACCAGGCGCAGATTGATAATCAAAAGCTGCAGATTGTGTACAGCCGCATCACGGCGCCAATCAGCGGACGGATCGGACTCAGGCTGATTGATCCCGGGAACATGGTTCATGGCTCCGACCAGAATCCTCTCCTGGTGATTACACAGCTGCAGCCCATCGCCGTGATTTTTACTTTGCCGGAGGACAACCTGCCTTCGGTGGCTCAGCATATGAAGAAGGGGCCGCTGGAAGTGGATGCTTACAGCCGGGACGATCAGACAAAACTGGCGTCAGGCACTCTCCTGACCATTGACAACCAGATTGACCAGACCACAGGAACGGGCCGGTTGAAGGCGCAATTTGACAATAAAGACAACGCGCTGTGGCCCAACCAGTTTGTAAACGCTCATCTGCTGCTGGAGACACAAAAGAATGCAACTGTAATTCCTGCGGCGGCCATTCAGCGCGGACCACAGGGAACTTTTGTATACGCGGTGAAACCCGACAAGACAGTAGAGGTACGGCCGGTGACCGTTGCCTTTAGCCAAGCCAATCTGTCGACTATCGCGCAAGGAATTTCTCCGGGCGATGTGGTGGTGACTGACGGGCAGGACAAACTGCAAGCAGGAAGCCGAGTCGAAGTGCGTACGGGAGGCAGCGGTGGCGGGAATCGAAATGCCGCCGCGCAGAACTCAGGAACTGCAGGGCAATGA
- a CDS encoding multidrug efflux RND transporter permease subunit encodes MSPSRIFILRPVATSLLMIGLLLVGLVAYRQLPVSALPEVDYPTIQVATFYPGADPDVMASSVTAPLERQFGQVPGLSQMTSTSSFGSSLIILQFNLEQNIDVAEQEVQAAINAATTYLPRDLPNPPIYNKVNPADAPILTLALTSDTMPLTQVEDLADTTLAQKISQLPGVGLVSISGGQKPAVRIQANPTALASYGLSLEDLRTALGQANVDQAKGVLDGPRQAYTIGANDQLLSGAGYKSVIVAYRNGSPVRLTDVATVVDGAENIQQAAWMNLTPAVIVNIQRQPGANIIAVVDRIKKLLPRLQSALPSAVKLVVLTDRTETIRASVEDVEFEMMLTIALVVMVIFLFLRNLHATVIPGVAVPLSLIGTFGVMYLLGYSLNNLTLMALTISTGFVVDDAIVMIENIDRFLEEGDPPLEAALKGSGQIGFTIVSLTVSLIAVLIPLLFMGDVVGRLFREFAVTLAVTILMSAVISLTLTPMMCAKLLKGKGEAKHGRFYTWSEDVYDRVIHRYGSTLQWVLRHQRATLLVTVSTLALTLFLYVVVPKGFFPVQDTGVLLGISEAPQTISFSGLAERQQALAKVILKDPDVASLSSFIGVDGINTTPNSGRIQINLKPRKERKSNASEIIRRLQPELAQVQGITLFMQPVQDLTVEDRVSRTQFQYSLEDADATELNVWAPRLLDKLRMLPELRDVASDQQTGGLRADLVIDRDTAARLGILPQAIDDTLYDAFGQRQVSTIFTQLNQYHVVLEVDPQFRQNPDALKDIYVRSSTGTQVPLSAFTHMETRNTTLAINHQGQFPAVTLSFNLAPGVSLGAATRAIDQAQQEINLPASIHTSYQGTAAAFQKSLSSEPWLIVAALVTVYIVLGVLYESYIHPITILSTLPSAGVGAILALQITGNDLNVVALIGIILLIGIVKKNAIMMIDFALEAERQEGKPPEEAIYQASLLRFRPIMMTTMAALLGGLPLALTSGTGSELRNPLGITIVGGLLLSQLLTLYTTPVVYLWFDRLGKRFSRFRVGNVIEEPAVVSQR; translated from the coding sequence ATGAGTCCGTCGCGAATATTTATTCTCCGGCCAGTAGCAACATCGTTGTTGATGATTGGATTGCTGCTGGTAGGGCTGGTGGCTTACAGGCAACTTCCTGTATCTGCGTTGCCTGAAGTGGATTATCCGACCATTCAGGTCGCCACCTTCTATCCGGGCGCGGATCCGGACGTAATGGCCTCATCCGTGACGGCCCCTCTGGAGCGGCAGTTTGGCCAGGTACCGGGCCTGAGCCAGATGACCTCGACGAGTTCGTTCGGCAGTTCGCTGATCATTCTGCAATTCAATCTGGAGCAGAATATCGATGTAGCGGAGCAGGAGGTTCAGGCTGCGATCAATGCGGCGACTACGTACCTTCCCCGCGACCTGCCCAACCCGCCGATCTATAACAAGGTCAATCCTGCCGACGCCCCCATCCTGACGCTGGCTCTGACTTCCGACACCATGCCGCTTACGCAAGTGGAGGACTTGGCCGATACCACTTTAGCGCAGAAGATTTCACAACTGCCGGGCGTGGGGCTGGTATCGATCAGCGGCGGTCAGAAACCAGCCGTGCGTATTCAGGCGAATCCCACGGCGCTGGCGTCGTACGGCCTCAGCCTGGAGGATCTGCGTACGGCCTTGGGGCAGGCCAACGTTGATCAAGCGAAGGGAGTGCTGGACGGACCGCGGCAAGCATACACGATTGGCGCTAACGATCAACTGCTGTCCGGCGCAGGCTACAAGTCGGTCATTGTGGCGTACCGCAACGGATCACCAGTTCGCCTGACTGACGTCGCCACGGTAGTGGACGGGGCGGAGAACATCCAGCAGGCTGCCTGGATGAATCTCACGCCGGCGGTGATCGTGAATATTCAGCGCCAGCCCGGCGCCAACATTATCGCCGTGGTGGATCGGATCAAGAAGCTGCTGCCGCGGCTGCAGTCTGCGCTGCCATCGGCCGTGAAGTTGGTAGTGCTGACTGACCGCACGGAGACGATTCGCGCTTCCGTGGAAGACGTCGAATTCGAGATGATGCTGACCATTGCCCTGGTGGTGATGGTGATCTTTCTGTTCCTGCGGAATCTTCACGCCACGGTGATTCCCGGTGTGGCGGTGCCGCTCTCGCTAATCGGCACATTCGGCGTGATGTACCTGCTCGGCTACAGCCTGAATAACCTGACCCTGATGGCGTTAACGATCTCTACCGGGTTTGTGGTGGACGATGCCATCGTGATGATTGAGAACATCGATCGCTTCCTGGAGGAGGGCGATCCACCTCTGGAGGCCGCTCTCAAGGGCTCGGGACAAATTGGCTTCACCATTGTGTCACTGACCGTCTCGCTGATAGCGGTGCTGATTCCACTGCTGTTTATGGGGGACGTGGTTGGCCGTCTATTTCGCGAATTTGCCGTCACCCTGGCAGTGACCATATTGATGTCCGCGGTGATCTCGCTGACGCTGACGCCGATGATGTGCGCCAAACTGCTGAAAGGGAAAGGCGAGGCGAAGCATGGGCGTTTCTACACCTGGTCGGAGGACGTCTACGACCGGGTTATTCATCGCTACGGATCGACCTTGCAATGGGTGCTTCGACATCAGCGGGCGACCCTGCTGGTCACAGTGAGCACTCTGGCGCTTACATTGTTTCTCTATGTGGTCGTCCCCAAGGGCTTCTTTCCGGTGCAGGATACTGGGGTACTTCTCGGTATTTCGGAAGCGCCGCAGACGATTTCTTTTTCCGGACTGGCAGAACGCCAGCAAGCCTTGGCCAAGGTCATCCTGAAAGATCCCGATGTCGCCAGCCTGTCCTCATTCATCGGCGTGGACGGCATTAACACCACCCCCAACAGCGGACGGATTCAGATCAATCTGAAGCCGCGGAAAGAACGCAAGTCGAATGCTTCGGAGATCATTCGTCGGCTGCAGCCTGAACTGGCCCAGGTGCAGGGCATCACGCTGTTCATGCAACCGGTGCAGGATCTGACGGTAGAAGACCGCGTCAGCCGCACCCAATTCCAGTATTCACTGGAGGACGCCGACGCCACTGAATTGAACGTCTGGGCGCCACGCTTACTCGACAAGTTACGCATGCTTCCGGAACTGCGCGACGTTGCCAGTGACCAGCAGACCGGTGGGTTGCGGGCTGACCTGGTAATCGACCGCGATACCGCGGCGCGCTTGGGGATTCTTCCCCAAGCAATCGATGACACCTTATACGACGCCTTTGGACAGCGGCAGGTGTCAACGATCTTTACTCAACTAAACCAGTATCACGTGGTGCTGGAGGTGGATCCGCAGTTCCGCCAAAACCCCGACGCGCTTAAGGACATTTACGTTCGCTCTTCTACTGGGACGCAGGTGCCGCTGTCAGCCTTCACTCACATGGAAACTAGGAACACAACCCTGGCAATCAATCATCAGGGGCAGTTTCCGGCGGTGACGCTCTCATTCAACCTCGCGCCCGGGGTGTCCCTAGGGGCCGCAACGCGCGCCATCGACCAGGCACAACAGGAGATCAATCTCCCTGCCAGCATTCACACGAGCTATCAGGGGACGGCAGCGGCCTTCCAGAAGTCGCTTTCATCCGAGCCGTGGCTGATCGTGGCGGCGCTGGTGACGGTTTATATCGTGTTAGGAGTTCTCTACGAAAGCTATATCCATCCCATCACGATACTTTCCACGCTTCCTTCCGCAGGTGTGGGAGCGATTCTGGCACTGCAGATCACAGGCAACGATCTCAATGTAGTTGCCTTGATTGGCATCATCCTGTTGATCGGTATTGTGAAAAAGAACGCCATCATGATGATCGACTTTGCCTTAGAGGCGGAGCGGCAGGAGGGCAAGCCACCGGAAGAGGCCATTTACCAGGCATCCTTGTTGCGTTTCCGCCCCATCATGATGACCACAATGGCGGCATTGCTCGGCGGGCTGCCGCTGGCATTGACGAGCGGAACCGGTTCTGAGTTGCGCAATCCTCTGGGCATTACGATTGTGGGTGGTCTACTACTGAGTCAGCTACTTACGCTGTATACCACGCCAGTGGTTTATCTCTGGTTCGACCGGCTGGGCAAGAGATTCTCACGATTCCGCGTAGGAAATGTCATCGAGGAACCGGCGGTAGTGAGTCAGCGATGA
- a CDS encoding multidrug efflux RND transporter permease subunit: MNISAPFIKRPIGTSLLTIALFLSGALAFNFLPVAPLPQVEFPVIQVSAGLPGASPETMASSVATPLERQFGRIAGINQMTSASQLGSTSIALQFDLSRNIDAAARDVQAAINAARGQLPANLPQNPQYRKVNPADAPILILALSSDTITLPRIYDAADSILAQKLAQVSGVGQVVVGGGARPAVRAELNPSLLNNMGVGTEQVRNALAAANANRPKGEVWGESSAWTISDNDQLMRADQYRTLIVATSKTGGNVRLGDVGDVTDSVEDTRNAGVSNGKPSVLIILFRQPGANIIDTVDGVYALMPQLKASISPAINMSVVLDRTTTIRASVANIEFTLVLSVILVVLVVFVFLRNLRATMIPSVSVPLSLVGTFGIMYLLGYSLDNLSLMALAISTGFVVDDAIVVLENINRFLEQGMPAVQAAFKGSSEIGFTVLSMSTSLVAVFIPILLMGGIVGRLFREFAVTLSAAIGVSLVVSLTTTPMMCAKFLRPLDQEKHGRLFRASEASFKWILNTYGRSLRWVLRYQPLMLLITIATACLSVYLYIIVPKGFFPQQDTGRLNGGLQAEQDISFSALRGKMMQYVRIVMADPAVSTVTAFVGGGISNTGRMFVVLKPLKERSHVTSDQVINRLRPKLSSVPGASMFLQASQDLMIGGRFGNAQYQYTLQSENLNDLTTWAPQVFAKLRTLPELRDLSTDQQNRGLEAHVAIDRDTASRLGVTPQAIDNALYDAFGQRQVSTMYRQLNQYHVVMEVDPKFQQDPDALGKIYVRSSNGNEVPLSAFTKFVPSNTPLAVNHQGQWPSVTFSFNLAPNVSLGTATLAINRMQRDIGLPATVHASFQGTAAAFQDSLASEPLLILAALVAVYIVLGVLYESYIHPITILSTLPSAGVGALLALLLTRNELNVIALIGVLLLIGIVKKNAIMMIDFALATERREGKSPEESIYEACILRFRPIMMTTMAALLGATPLAVGHGTGGELHRPLGITIVGGLIVSQALTLFTTPVIYLYLDRFRLRLKGIRLKAHPLPASASTGPSPAR; the protein is encoded by the coding sequence ATGAACATCTCGGCTCCATTTATCAAACGGCCGATAGGAACCTCGTTGCTCACCATCGCGCTGTTTCTATCGGGAGCGCTGGCCTTCAATTTTCTTCCCGTAGCCCCTCTGCCGCAGGTGGAATTTCCGGTGATCCAGGTTTCGGCAGGCTTGCCGGGCGCGAGCCCGGAAACAATGGCATCCTCGGTTGCTACTCCGCTAGAGCGACAATTCGGCCGGATCGCGGGCATCAACCAGATGACATCTGCAAGCCAGCTGGGGTCGACCAGCATCGCGTTGCAATTCGATCTGAGCCGCAATATCGATGCCGCAGCTCGGGATGTACAGGCTGCGATCAACGCTGCGCGCGGGCAGCTTCCGGCGAACCTTCCGCAGAATCCGCAATATCGCAAGGTGAACCCCGCGGATGCTCCCATCCTGATCCTGGCGTTGAGTTCGGACACGATCACTCTGCCACGAATTTATGACGCTGCGGATTCCATTCTCGCTCAGAAACTGGCCCAGGTTTCAGGTGTCGGCCAGGTCGTTGTCGGAGGAGGAGCGCGGCCGGCAGTCCGCGCGGAACTGAATCCCTCGCTGCTGAACAACATGGGAGTAGGTACGGAGCAGGTGCGTAATGCACTCGCGGCAGCAAATGCCAATCGACCCAAGGGGGAAGTGTGGGGCGAAAGTAGCGCCTGGACGATCTCTGATAACGATCAGTTGATGAGAGCCGACCAATACCGCACTCTGATCGTTGCCACCAGCAAGACGGGAGGGAACGTACGGCTTGGCGACGTGGGCGATGTTACCGATTCTGTGGAAGACACCCGCAATGCCGGCGTGTCGAACGGAAAGCCATCGGTGTTGATTATCCTGTTCCGCCAACCCGGCGCCAACATTATTGACACAGTGGATGGGGTCTATGCCCTGATGCCACAGTTAAAGGCCTCCATTTCGCCGGCGATTAACATGTCGGTCGTGCTCGACCGTACAACCACGATACGGGCCTCGGTGGCTAATATCGAATTTACCCTGGTACTGTCAGTCATTCTGGTGGTGCTGGTAGTTTTCGTGTTCCTAAGAAACCTTCGCGCCACCATGATTCCGAGCGTCTCAGTACCGCTTTCGTTAGTGGGGACGTTCGGGATCATGTACCTGTTGGGGTACAGTCTCGACAACCTGTCGTTGATGGCCTTGGCGATTTCCACGGGCTTCGTCGTGGATGACGCAATCGTAGTCCTGGAGAATATCAACCGCTTTCTCGAGCAGGGAATGCCGGCTGTGCAGGCGGCATTCAAGGGATCGAGCGAGATCGGGTTTACCGTGCTCTCCATGAGCACCTCGCTGGTGGCGGTGTTCATTCCCATCCTGCTGATGGGCGGAATCGTGGGCCGCTTGTTCCGTGAATTTGCGGTAACCCTGAGTGCAGCCATTGGCGTGTCGCTGGTGGTTTCGCTGACTACCACGCCCATGATGTGCGCCAAATTCCTGCGGCCGCTCGACCAGGAAAAACATGGGCGACTCTTCCGCGCCAGTGAAGCCAGCTTTAAATGGATTCTGAACACGTATGGCCGGTCTCTGCGCTGGGTGCTGCGCTACCAGCCGCTGATGTTGCTGATTACCATCGCCACTGCTTGTTTGAGCGTGTATCTCTATATCATTGTTCCCAAGGGTTTCTTCCCCCAGCAGGACACGGGTCGGCTGAACGGCGGACTTCAGGCCGAGCAGGACATTTCCTTCTCTGCCCTGCGCGGCAAGATGATGCAGTACGTAAGAATCGTGATGGCGGATCCCGCGGTCAGCACGGTAACGGCATTTGTCGGCGGCGGTATCAGCAATACCGGCCGGATGTTCGTGGTTCTCAAGCCCCTGAAGGAGCGCAGCCATGTCACCTCGGATCAGGTGATCAACCGCCTGCGTCCCAAGCTGAGCAGCGTTCCTGGCGCCAGCATGTTCCTGCAAGCCTCGCAGGACTTGATGATCGGCGGTCGCTTCGGCAACGCGCAATACCAATACACGCTGCAATCAGAAAATCTGAATGACCTGACGACCTGGGCGCCGCAGGTGTTTGCGAAGCTACGCACCCTTCCAGAACTACGTGATCTCTCCACTGACCAGCAGAATCGCGGCCTGGAAGCACATGTAGCGATTGACCGGGATACGGCCTCGCGGCTGGGGGTAACTCCGCAAGCCATCGACAACGCCCTCTACGACGCGTTCGGCCAGAGGCAGGTTTCCACCATGTACCGCCAGCTGAACCAATACCACGTAGTGATGGAGGTTGATCCCAAGTTTCAGCAAGACCCGGACGCACTCGGCAAGATTTATGTCCGCTCGTCGAATGGCAACGAAGTTCCCCTGTCCGCGTTCACCAAGTTTGTTCCTTCGAATACGCCGCTAGCGGTAAACCATCAGGGACAGTGGCCGTCGGTTACGTTTTCGTTCAATCTTGCACCCAATGTCTCCCTGGGCACTGCCACACTGGCCATTAATCGGATGCAGAGGGACATCGGCCTGCCTGCCACAGTCCATGCGAGTTTCCAAGGGACTGCGGCGGCATTCCAGGATTCACTTGCCAGCGAGCCACTGCTGATTTTGGCAGCGCTGGTGGCGGTGTATATCGTCCTCGGTGTGCTCTATGAAAGCTACATTCATCCGATCACGATTCTCTCCACCTTGCCATCGGCGGGAGTGGGAGCGCTGCTGGCCTTGCTGCTGACCCGCAACGAACTGAACGTCATCGCGCTGATCGGGGTGCTTCTTTTGATCGGGATTGTGAAAAAGAACGCCATCATGATGATTGATTTCGCGCTTGCGACTGAAAGGCGGGAAGGGAAATCTCCGGAAGAATCCATTTACGAAGCCTGCATCTTGCGGTTCAGGCCGATCATGATGACAACCATGGCCGCCTTGCTGGGAGCAACGCCCCTGGCTGTCGGGCATGGGACTGGAGGTGAGCTGCATAGGCCGCTCGGCATCACGATCGTTGGGGGCTTAATCGTGAGCCAGGCACTCACACTGTTCACCACGCCAGTGATCTATCTTTATCTTGACCGCTTCCGCCTGCGTCTCAAGGGCATTCGACTTAAGGCCCACCCTCTTCCGGCGTCCGCGTCAACTGGTCCAAGTCCTGCACGGTGA